In Colletotrichum higginsianum IMI 349063 chromosome 1, whole genome shotgun sequence, one genomic interval encodes:
- a CDS encoding RNA methylase family protein: protein MEYLVRFSQAHESFRLPELQALADLEGIDMKVVEYSPDSPFCIITLPSPSLAPRLIARSLLTQSIHLLLASAPSHEAIHEALRPSVNSPTPTSFDWSSVSASSFKFSLDTYQTSRPHAEFVALINAFRYLPLRGPINLKTPDIELTIFEDWDLHGPAPKRVHFGRHLASGARHLSLTYDLKKRGYISTTSMDSELALVTANLAHAAPGRLFYDPFVGTGSFPIACAHFGALGFGSDIDGRSIRGAGGDRSVRGNFAQYGLLDRVGEFWTADLTNTPVRKTRWLDGIVCDPPYGVREGLRVLGCRDPEKTPWVVEAGKQRYKSGDFIAPKKPYSFLVMLDDILQFASDTLVDGGRLSFWMPTANDEDQEIPTPQHPRLEIVVTCVQPFNKWSRRLITYRRIPDSQVDPEKLAAYKRTFVAGTTADELNPFRKGYFTKFEKEEA from the exons ATGGAGTACCTCGTCCGCTTCTCGCAGGCCCACGAGTCCTTCCGGCTCCCGGAGTTgcaggccctcgccgacctggaGGGGATCGACATGAAGGTGGTCGAGTACAGCCCTGAT TCTCCCTTCTGCATAATTACCCTCCCGTCCCCTTCCCTCGCCCCGCGTCTCATCGCCCGCTCCCTTCTCACACAATCGAtccatctcctccttgcctcggcgccctctcACGAAGCCATCCACGAGGCCCTCAGGCCATCCGTTAACtccccgacgccgacctccttCGACTGGTCTTCCGTCTCGGCATCCTCCTTCAAGTTCTCCCTTGATACCTACCAGACCTCCCGCCCGCACGCCGAGTTCGTCGCCCTCATCAACGCGTTCCGCTACCTGCCCCTCCGCGGGCCCATCAACCTCAAGACGCCCGACATCGAGCTCACAATCTTCGAGGACTGGGACCTCCACGGCCCGGCCCCGAAGCGCGTCCACTTCGGCCGTCACCTCGCCTCCGGCGCCCGCCACCTGTCCCTCACCTACGACCTCAAGAAGCGGGGGTACATCAGCACCACCTCCATGGACTCGGAGCTCGCCCTTGTCACCGCGAACCTCGCCCACGCCGCGCCCGGCAGGCTCTTCTACGACCCCTTCGTCGGCACGGGCTCCTTCCCCATCGCCTGCGCCCActtcggcgccctcggcttcggcagcgACATCGACGGCCGCAGCatccgcggcgccggcggggacCGCAGCGTCAGGGGCAACTTTGCGCAGTACGGCCTGCTGGATCGCGTTGGTGAGTTCTGGACCGCCGACCTGACCAACACTCCCGTCAGGAAAACCCGGTGGCTCGACGGCATTGTGTGCGATCCGCCGTACGGCGTGAGGGAGGGTCTGCGCGTGTTGGGGTGCCGGGACCCGGAAAAGACGCCGtgggtcgtcgaggccgggaAGCAGCGGTACAA ATCGGGAGACTTCATCGCCCCGAAGAAGCCGTACAGCTTTCTCGTCatgctcgacgacatcctccaGTTCGCCTCCGacaccctcgtcgacggcggccgcctcTCCTTCTGGATGCCCAccgccaacgacgaggaCCAGGAGATCCCCACGCCGCAACACCCTCGCCTCGAGATCGTCGTCACGTGTGTGCAGCCCTTCAACAAAT GGTCTCGGAGACTCATCACATACCGGCGCATCCCCGACAGCCAGGTTGATCCGGAGAAGCTGGCCGCCTATAAGCGTACATTCGTGGCGGGAACAACAGCGGATGAGCTGAACCCTTTCCGAAAGGGTTACTTCACCAAGTTCGAAAAAGAGGAAGCCTAG
- a CDS encoding Ribonuclease P 40kDa subunit — MTLGQVLDGAFFNEYIKRGNVLMLSEGRTTVENVFSLHEGLLTMYLDKETYERAGLVGKPHGVKGKRGLKPRWVVSYQLRDPSMLHGKKGFDRLVYACKNALNTPVTWLFCNAATTTPSPDPLDPYFPTRYTCEPALVPGMHVKTAPLAIPADMIQNGDRLALEDFATETYEWLSLVRLQSPRVEAGDTVDPYLSRYQVPGSLDAEAGADAAAHLNVCKITWQGFFTSDWVRSVLIHALVALPSRTWLSLSATSFSKGMAGDSPEIAFLRPPESPGHYLFWEIKSDD; from the exons ATGACCCTCGGCCAGGTGCTGGACGGTGCCTTCTTCAACGAGTACATCAAGAGAG GCAATGTCCTCATGCTCTCCGAGGGCAGGACGACCGTCGAAAACGTCTTCTCCCTCCACGAGGGCCTGCTTACAATGTACCTCGACAAGGAGACGTACGAGCGTGCCGGCCTAGTGGGCAAGCCTCACGGCGTCAAGGGGAAGAGAGGCCTCAAACCGAGATGGG TTGTGAGCTACCAGCTCCGAGACCCGTCGATGCTTCACGGCAAAAAGGGGTTCGACAGACTCGTCTATGCATGCAAAAATGCTCTCAACACGCCCGTGACGTGGTTGTTCTGCAACGCCGCGACTACCA CGCCCTCGCCAGACCCTCTGGATCCGTATTTCCCAACACGATACACCTGTGAGCCCGCCCTTGTGCCCGGCATGCATGTTAAGACGGCGCCGCTGGCGATCCCTGCCGACATGATTCAGAACGGCGACAggctcgccctcgaagacTTTGCCACGGAGACGTACGAATGGCTGTCCCTGGTCCGTCTGCAGAGCCCccgcgtcgaggccggaGACACCGTCGACCCCTATCTCTCGCGCTACCAGGTCCCAGgcagcctcgacgccgaagccggcgctGACGCCGCAGCGCACTTGAACGTCTGCAAGATCACGTGGCAGGGCTTCTTCACCTCAGACTGGGTTCGGAGCGTCCTAATCcatgccctcgtcgccctgccGTCGCGGACCTGGCTCTCCCTCAGCGCAACGTCCTTTTCCAAGGGCATGGCTGGCGATAGCCCCGAAATCGCGTTCCTCCGGCCGCCC